The sequence AGCCGCCGACCAATATCGCGCTGCCCCACGAGGGGCTGGCCTACCGGTTCCCGTTCAGCACCGAGAAGAAGACCTACCCCGTCTTTGATCCGATCGCCCAGAAGGCCTTCGACGCCAACTACGACGGCGAGGAAGACGTCAACGGCCTGACCACCTACCGCTTCAGCCAGAACGTCGGCTACGACGCCAACGGCAAGCTCGTCGAACCGGTCCGGTACGCGTCGCTGTTCGACGACGAGGCCGACGCCGAGGTCACCGCCACCGCGGCGATGTGGGGAGTCCCCGGCGAGCCCGACGAATCGATCACGATGTCGCGCTTCTACGCCGCCCAGCGCACCTTCTGGGTGGATCCGGTGTCGGGGACCATCGTCAAGCGCGAAGAGCACGGCTACCAGTACTACGCGCGCGAGCCGCTCAAGCCCGAGGTGACGTACGTGGACTATGAGGTCACCTTCAACGAGGAGACGGTCGAATCCCAGGTCGCCAGCGCGCGGGATGAACGCGACCGGGTGGCGCTGTGGGGCCGCATCCTGCCGATCACGTTCACCGCGATGGGGTTGGTGTTCCTCGTCGGCGGCGCGCTGCTGGGCTCGTTCAGCCTGCGTGCCGAGTCCGTGCTGATCGACCCCGGTCTCGACGGGTCCGACCGCTTCTTCGGAACGCGCGACGCCTCCGGTGAGCCCGTTCCCGGCGCCGAAGCCCAGACCGAGAAGCTGCCCGCGCCCCGCCCGACCGACCTACCTCCGGACAGATCGGTCTGACCCCGCGTTTCGGTGCGCCCGCGCGGGCGCTGCTGGTCCCGGCATATGCGCTGGCGCTGTCCGTCGCGCTGACCGCACCGCTGTTGGCGCCGGGCTATCTGCTGCTGCGCGACGCGGTGTCGACGCCGCGTTCCTATCTGTCGGATTTCGCGCTCGGCCTCGGCGAGGCAGCGCCCCGCGCGCTGCCGCAGGATTTCTTCGTCGCGATTGCCTCGTCGGTGTTCGACGGCGGCGCGGTCGTCAAGGTGCTGTTGGTGGCCGGGCTGTGGCTCGCGGGGTGGGGCGCGGCCCGGTTGGCGGCTGATGTGCTCGGTTCGCGATCTTCGGGCCAGTGCGTCGCGGTGACGGTGGCGGTGTGGAATCCGTATGTCGCCGAACGTCTTCTGCAGGGGCACTGGAGTCTGCTCGTCGGGTACGGCTGCCTGCCGTGGGTGGCGACGACGATGCTGCGGCTGCGCTCGTCGCCGTCCCGAGGCGCGGTGTGGGCGCTGTTGTTCTGGATGGCGCTGGCGGGGCTGACGCCGACAGGGCTGCTGCTGGCGGCGACGGTCGCGCTGGCGTGCGTGTTCGCACCAGGTGCGGGACGGCCGCGGTGGCTGTGCGCGGCGATCAGCGTGGGCTTTGCGGTTCTGGTCGCACTGCCGTGGCTGGTGGCGGCGGCGGTCGCCGGTTCGTTGTCGTCGTCGCAGGCCGCGGGCGCCGAGGCGTTCGCGGTGCGCGCCGAACCCGGGCTGGGGACGTTGCTCAGCCTCGCCGGGCTCGGTGGCATCTGGAACGGGCAGGCCGTACCCGACTCGCGCACAACGGCTTTCGCGGCGGTGGCGACGGCGGTGCTGCTGTTGATCGTGGCGCTGGGCCTTCCGGTGCTGATCCGGCGTCCGGTCGCGGTGCCGCTGCTGGTGCTGGCCGCCGTCGCGATCGTGGTGCCCGCGCTGATGGCGACCGGGCCCGGGCTGGCGGCGGTCGAGGCGACGATCCGGGCGCTGCCAGGCCTCGGGGTGGTGCGCGACGCGCAGAAGTGGGTGGCGTTGGCGATGCCCGCCTACGTGCTCGCCGGGGCGGCAGCGGTCACCACGTTGCGGCGGTGGCTGCCCGCGGCGGCGACGGCGGTGGTGTGCTGCGCGGCCTTGATCGCGACCCAGCCGGATCTGGCGTGGGGTGTCGGCGGCAAGGTGGTCGCGGTGCAGTACCCACCGGGCTGGGCCACCGTCGCGGCGATCATCAACGCCGATCCCCGTCCGGTCGCGGTGCTGCCCGTCGACAGCATGCGACAGTTCGACTGGGCCGGTGAGGCGCCGGTGCTGGACCCTCTGCCGCGCTGGGTGCGCGCTGACGTGTTGTCGACTGGGGACCTGAACATCGGCGGCCAGACCGTTCCCGGAGAGGGCCGACGCGCCCGGCAGGTGCAGGACATGCTGCTACGCGACGCATCCCGCGACGAGTTGGCACGGGCCGGCGTCGGCTGGGTCGTCGTCGAATCCGGCTCTGCGCCGGCGTCATTGGACCTTCCCGTCGTGCACCAAGACGATGACCTCACGCTCTACCGGGTCGGCGGCGACCACCAGAAGGCACCGGGCCGAGGGTGGGCGCTGGCCGCGCATCTCGGCTGGCTTGCGGCGCTGCTGGCGGGGTTGGCGGGTATGACGGTGACCCGCTTACGTTCTCGCCGGGTCAGACCACGCCGCTGACGAACTCGCGGGCGTGCACGGACTCCAGCACGGTGCGCATGGCGTCCGCGCTTTGCCGCCAGGAGAACTCGCCGCTGCGGGTCTGGGCCTTGGCGCCCAATTGTTCGCGCAACACCTGGTCCGACAACAGCTGCTCGAGACCGTCAACCAGTTCATCGTGGTCATCGACCAGCAGCCCGGTGACGCCGTCGATGATCGAATCGGTCAGGCCGCCCGAGGACCGGTAGCCGATGGTGGGCACCGCGTGCTGGCCCGCTTCGGTGACCGCCAGCGCCCAACCCTCCTTGCGCGACGGCAGCACGTGCACCCAACACCTTTGCAGCACACGGTGTTTGGTGTCGTCGTCGACGTGACCGTGGAACGTCACCGCATCGGAGATGCCCAGCAGTGCGGCGTGGTCGACGAGGCGCTGCTTCCACCAGCCGCCGCCGAGGATGTCCATGTGCACGTCCGGTATCCGCCTGCGCAGTTCGGCGATCGCGTCCAGCGCGTCCTCGATCTGCTTGTGCGGCACCAGCCGTGACAGCACCGCGATGCGAGGCGCCTCGGCGCGCGGCACGTTCAACGTATGCGGCGGTGCCTCGTCCAAACCGTTGCGCACCACCGCGATCCGGTCGGGGTCCACCCCGAGGCGGGTCAGGTCCCGCGCCGAGGGCAGCGAGACGGTGACGTACTGGTTGCGGCGGTGCATCCGCGGGGAAAGCTTCGATTCGACGAACCAGCCGACCCGCCCCATCACCGGGCCCGCAACCGGCCACTGCTCACGGTGGCAGTGGTGCACAAGCACCGCGACGCGCCGACCGTAAGCCAGCCGCGCCAGGAACGGGATGCCGTTCTGGGTGTCGATCACCACGTCGGGCCTGGCCCTGCGCAGCGGTCCGAGCCCGATGCGGGCCAGCACCATCGCCAGTCCCGCCCAGATGTACACGGTGTAGCGGCCACCGCCGCGGCTGACCCGCACGCCGTCGAGGGTCTCGCGCCGCGGTGCACCGGGATAGCGCGCGGTCCGCAGCGTCACCGCCACACCCGACTCGGCCAGCTGGGCCCCGATGCGCTGCAGATAGGCCTCGCTGCCGCCGCCTTGCGGATGACCGGTGTCACGCCAACACAGCAGCAACACGGAGCGAACGCGACGGTCGGACATCCGTGCCAGCGTAGCGGCTGGATATCGTCGGTCGGATGGCCGTCACGGATGTTTGGGCCCGGCGGGCGACGCTGGCACGGTCGATCAGGCTGCTCAGCGAGTTCCGGTTCGAGCAGCGCGATCCCGCTCGGTTCTACGGGGCGCTGGCCCGCGACACCGCCGTCATGGTCGCCGACCTGTGGCGCGGTGTGCACGGCACGGCACCGGCGGGCCGCACGCTCGTCGACGTCGGCGGTGGGCCCGGCTACTTCGCGGCCGCCTTCGCCGCCGCCGGGATGCACTACATCGGGGTGGAGCCCGACCCCGCCGAAATGCACGCCGGCCCCGCGACCGACCGCGGCGCCGCGACGTATCTTCGCGCCTCCGGCACGGCTCTGCCGTTCGCCGACGCCAGCGTGGACATCTGCCTGTCGTCCAACGTCGCCGAGCATGTGCGCGACCCGTGGCGGCTGGGCGCCGAGATGTTGCGCGTCACCCGGCCGGGCGGCCTGGTGGTGCTGTCCTACACGGTGTGGCTGGGTCCGTTCGGCGGACATGAGACCGGGCTGTGGCACTACCTGGGCGGGGCCCGCGCGGCCGCGCGCTACACCCGCAAGCACGGGCATGCGCCGAAGAACAACTACGGCTCGTCGTTGTTCGCGGTGTCGGCGGCCGACGGTTTGCGATGGGCCGAAGGCACCGGTGCGCTGCTAACCGCATTCCCTCGTTACCACCCGCGATGGGGCTGGTGGATGACGCGGGTCCCGGTGCTGCGCGAATTCCTGGTCAGCAACCTGGTGCTCGTTCTCACGAGGCCGACTGGAACAGGTTCTACTTTCCCCGCCGGGTAGGTAGTGTGACGAGCATGACGCAGACCGTGGCATCCAAGACATCTGCCGGCGAGCCGGCGCATCGAACCCAGTGGGACAAACTCTTCATCGGCGGCAAGTGGGTCGAGCCGGCGTCTGACGAGGTCATCGAGGTGCGCTCGCCGGCAACCGGTGAGCTGGTCGGCAAGGTCCCGCTGGCCGTCGAGGCCGACGTCAACGCGGCCTGCGCGGCCGCCCGTAAGGCGTTCGACGAGGGGCCGTGGCCGCACAAGTCGCCGCAGGAGCGGGCCGCGGTGCTGGGCGCCGCCGTCAAGCTGATGGAGCAGCGCGCCGACGAGCTGAAGTACCTGCTGGCCGCCGAGACCGGGCAGCCACAGACGATCGTCGACATGATGCAGTACGGCGCCGCGATCTCGGCGTTTCAGTACTACGCGGGCGCGGCCGACAAGTTCCACTGGAAAGAGATTCGCGACGGCATCTACGGCCAGACGATGGTGGTGCGCGAGCCGATCGGCGTCGTCGGCGCCGTCACCGCGTGGAACGTGCCGTTCTTCCTGGCCGCCAACAAGCTAGGGCCCGCGCTGCTGGCCGGCTGCACCGTGGTCCTCAAGCCCGCCGCCGAGACTCCGCTGTCGGTGTTCGCGATGGCCGAGATGTTCGCCGAGGCCGGCCTGCCCGAAGGGGTGCTGTCGATCGTGCCGGGCGGCCCGGAGACCGGGCGCGCGCTGACGGCCAACCCGGAGCTGGACAAGTACACGTTCACGGGCAGCTCCGCGGTCGGCAGGGAGATCGCCAAGATCGCCGCCGAGAAGCTCAAGCCGTGCACGCTGGAGCTGGGCGGCAAGTCCGCCGCGATCATCCTCGAGGACGCCGACCTCGACGCGACGCTGCCGATGCTCGGGTTCTCGGGCGTGATGAACAGCGGGCAGGCGTGCGTCGCGCAGACCCGCATCCTGGCGCCGCGGTCGCGGTACGACGAGGTCGTCGAGAAGGTCGCCAACTTCGTCTCCGCGATGCCGGTCGGGCTGCCCGACGACCCGAACGCCGCGATCGGGCCGCTGATCTCGGAGAAACAGCGCGATCGCGTGGAGAGCTACATCAAGAAGGGCGTCGAGGAAGGGGCGCGACTCGTCACCGGCGGCGGCCGTCCCGAGGGCCTGGACAAGGGCTGGTTCGTCGAGCCCACCGTGTTCGCCGACGTCGACAACTCGATGACGATCGCCCAGGAGGAGATCTTCGGCCCGGTGCTGGCGATCATCCCCTACGAGACCGAGGAGGACGCGATCCGCATCGCCAACGACTCGGTGTACGGGCTGGCGGGCAGCGTGTGGACCACCGACAACAAGAAGGCCCTCGAGATCGCGTCGAAGATCCGCACCGGCACCTACGCGGTGAACATGTATGCCTTCGATCCCGGCGCCCCGTTCGGCGGATACAAGAACTCCGGTATCGGCCGCGAGAACGGGCCGGAGGGCATCGAGGCCTATGTCGAGCCCAAGAGCGTGCTGCTGCCGTTCGGCTACACCCCGGAGGACTGACCTCTTGCCGCGAGCAGACGTGAAAACCCCTCTTTTGCACTGAAATTAGGGGATTTCGCGTCTGCTCGCTGAGTTAGAAGGCGTCTTCCCGCAGGCTCATCACTGCGAGGTCGATGCCCTCGATGACTCGGCGTTCCGCGGACAGCCGCGGTAGCACGTTCTTGGCGAAAAAGACTGCCGCGGCGACCTTTCCTCGGTAGAACGCGCGGTCGTCGTCGCCTGGATCGCGGTCGAGGGCGATCAGCGCGATCTCGGCCTGGCGAAGCAGCAACCAGCCGACCAACAGGTCGCCCAAGGCCAGCAGGAACGGTACCGAGCCCAGCCCGACACGGTAGGCCTCGCGCGGTTCGTCGTGTGACTTCGCGAAGTATGCCGTCAGTGTTGCGACCATAGCCTGCACGTCGGCGAGAGCCGTCGCGAGCAGTCGGCGGCTCTGCGTGAGCTCCGGCCGGGCGCAGGGGTTTTCGAGGAAGCCGGTGATCTGGGCGCAGAGGTGCTCCAGTGCCCCGCCCTGGTCGCGGATGATCTTGCGGAAGAACAGATCCTGCGCCTGGATGGCGGTGGTGCCCTCATAGAGCGAGTCGATCTTGGCGTCGCGGATGTACTGCTCGATCGGCTGGTCCTGCAGATATCCTGCGGTGCCGAGGATTTGCAGCGACTCGGACAGACACGCGTAGGACCGCTCCGATCCCATCCCCTTCACGATGGGCAGCAACAAGTCGTTGACGCGTTGCGCCATGGTCGCGTCGGCGCCGGAAACCACTGCGGCCGAGGCGGCGTCCTGGTGCGCACCGGTGTACAGATACAGCGCGCGCATTCCCTCCGCGTAGGACTTCTGGGTCATCAGCGACCTGCGGACCTCAGCGTCCTCGAGACCACCCGGTTTCGTCTTCGCGTACGCCAACGCGTTCAGGTAGCCGGTGGACAGCGTGGCAATCGCTTTGGCGCCCACTGCCATTCGGGCAAATTCCATGATCTTGAACATCTGTGCGATGCCGTTGTGCACGTCACCGACCAACCAGCCGACCGCAGGCGTGCCG comes from Mycolicibacterium pulveris and encodes:
- a CDS encoding class I SAM-dependent methyltransferase — its product is MAVTDVWARRATLARSIRLLSEFRFEQRDPARFYGALARDTAVMVADLWRGVHGTAPAGRTLVDVGGGPGYFAAAFAAAGMHYIGVEPDPAEMHAGPATDRGAATYLRASGTALPFADASVDICLSSNVAEHVRDPWRLGAEMLRVTRPGGLVVLSYTVWLGPFGGHETGLWHYLGGARAAARYTRKHGHAPKNNYGSSLFAVSAADGLRWAEGTGALLTAFPRYHPRWGWWMTRVPVLREFLVSNLVLVLTRPTGTGSTFPAG
- a CDS encoding DUF3068 domain-containing protein — encoded protein: MNRAVALRIAACGIMGLGAALLIAALLLSTYTEGKIAKIPLDLEATLVSDGTGTAFDPASLNEPTFRVDRDVPLVQQQQMTVESPSNADVVTLQVGTTLRRTDKQQDTGLLLAMVDTVTVNRHTAEAVSSESNPGGALQKPRAIEDEQPPTNIALPHEGLAYRFPFSTEKKTYPVFDPIAQKAFDANYDGEEDVNGLTTYRFSQNVGYDANGKLVEPVRYASLFDDEADAEVTATAAMWGVPGEPDESITMSRFYAAQRTFWVDPVSGTIVKREEHGYQYYAREPLKPEVTYVDYEVTFNEETVESQVASARDERDRVALWGRILPITFTAMGLVFLVGGALLGSFSLRAESVLIDPGLDGSDRFFGTRDASGEPVPGAEAQTEKLPAPRPTDLPPDRSV
- a CDS encoding aldehyde dehydrogenase codes for the protein MTQTVASKTSAGEPAHRTQWDKLFIGGKWVEPASDEVIEVRSPATGELVGKVPLAVEADVNAACAAARKAFDEGPWPHKSPQERAAVLGAAVKLMEQRADELKYLLAAETGQPQTIVDMMQYGAAISAFQYYAGAADKFHWKEIRDGIYGQTMVVREPIGVVGAVTAWNVPFFLAANKLGPALLAGCTVVLKPAAETPLSVFAMAEMFAEAGLPEGVLSIVPGGPETGRALTANPELDKYTFTGSSAVGREIAKIAAEKLKPCTLELGGKSAAIILEDADLDATLPMLGFSGVMNSGQACVAQTRILAPRSRYDEVVEKVANFVSAMPVGLPDDPNAAIGPLISEKQRDRVESYIKKGVEEGARLVTGGGRPEGLDKGWFVEPTVFADVDNSMTIAQEEIFGPVLAIIPYETEEDAIRIANDSVYGLAGSVWTTDNKKALEIASKIRTGTYAVNMYAFDPGAPFGGYKNSGIGRENGPEGIEAYVEPKSVLLPFGYTPED
- a CDS encoding acyl-CoA dehydrogenase; translated protein: MGHYMSNVRDIEFNLFEVLELEKALASRELGGLSPDDVRALLRDAAREAEGPLADAFADGDRHPPTFDPATHSVALPASFKESVRAWQRGPWLRLGLPEAIGGIRAPANVRWAINEFLVGGQPAAFFYLGGPSMMSVLHSEGNEQQRRWAKLAVDRNWAATMVLTEPDAGSDVGAGRTKAVPQPDGTWHLEGVKRFITSGDCDDLFENIAHLVLARPEGGGPGSKGLSLFFVPKYLPDPESAAPGPRNGVFATGLEHKMGLTASATCELTFGQHGTPAVGWLVGDVHNGIAQMFKIMEFARMAVGAKAIATLSTGYLNALAYAKTKPGGLEDAEVRRSLMTQKSYAEGMRALYLYTGAHQDAASAAVVSGADATMAQRVNDLLLPIVKGMGSERSYACLSESLQILGTAGYLQDQPIEQYIRDAKIDSLYEGTTAIQAQDLFFRKIIRDQGGALEHLCAQITGFLENPCARPELTQSRRLLATALADVQAMVATLTAYFAKSHDEPREAYRVGLGSVPFLLALGDLLVGWLLLRQAEIALIALDRDPGDDDRAFYRGKVAAAVFFAKNVLPRLSAERRVIEGIDLAVMSLREDAF
- a CDS encoding glycosyltransferase family 4 protein; the encoded protein is MSDRRVRSVLLLCWRDTGHPQGGGSEAYLQRIGAQLAESGVAVTLRTARYPGAPRRETLDGVRVSRGGGRYTVYIWAGLAMVLARIGLGPLRRARPDVVIDTQNGIPFLARLAYGRRVAVLVHHCHREQWPVAGPVMGRVGWFVESKLSPRMHRRNQYVTVSLPSARDLTRLGVDPDRIAVVRNGLDEAPPHTLNVPRAEAPRIAVLSRLVPHKQIEDALDAIAELRRRIPDVHMDILGGGWWKQRLVDHAALLGISDAVTFHGHVDDDTKHRVLQRCWVHVLPSRKEGWALAVTEAGQHAVPTIGYRSSGGLTDSIIDGVTGLLVDDHDELVDGLEQLLSDQVLREQLGAKAQTRSGEFSWRQSADAMRTVLESVHAREFVSGVV